The sequence GCGGCAGCCACCGCCCAGGGCCAGATCGGCGCCCTCGAGTCGGCGATCTGCCGCTGCGGCTGCGGCGCGCTGCTCACCGTCGCAGGCGACGTTGCCGCCGGGCCGGCTTTGCGACTGCTCGATCGTCGTTTCACTCTCCAGCGCCTCTGCCAGCGCCCGGGCGATGTTGCGACCACAAATGTGGACAGAGAATGGACAGTGTCGCCGAGGCCCTACTATGATGGCCCTTCTGCGGGCCTTTGCCTGCGTCAGACCAAGGGGGAACCGGTGATCAGGACCACGACCAGGACCAGCAAGCTTGCGATCGTTTCCATCGGCCTTGCGGCCGGGCTCCTCGGGGCCGGACGCGCATCGGCCCAGACCTGCGGCGACGTCAACGGCGACGACAAGGTAACCGCTGCCGATTCCCTGCTCGTCCTCAAGGCCTCCGTCGGCCAGGACGTGGCCCTTACGTGCACCGACCAGTGCGCGGCGCTGGCGGCCCAGGTGGCGGCGCTGGACACCCGGACGGCGGCGCTGGAAACGCTGCTCGCCCACGTCACGATCAGCGGCAGCAACCTCGTGCTGACCGGCATGAACTTCCAGGTCGTCAGCGGCAGCGGAACCTCGGACGGCTCGATCAACGGCAAAGGCAACATCATCATCGGCTACGACGAGTCCAACAGTAACAAGGAAAAGAAGACCGGCTCCCACAACCTCGTCATCGGCAAGAACCACAGCTACGAAGCTTTCGAGGGAATCGTCGCCGGCGAGGACAACATCATTTCGGGCGACGTCGCGTCGGTGCTCGGCGGAACCCAGAACACGGCGAGCGGCAACGGCGCGATCGTCGTCGGTGGCCAGAACAACGAAGCACGCCAGACCACGTCGATCGTCGTTGCCGGCGAGCAGAATCTCGCCAACGGTCGCAGCTGCGTCGTCACGGCCGGCGCCCAGAACCTGTGTACGGGGCTTGCCGGCGCGGTCGACGGCGGCAGCCAGAACTTCTGCTCCGGCGCCGGCTCTGTGATCGGCGGAGGCAGCAACCGCACGCTCGGCAGCAGCCTCGGGTGGCTGGCCGGAAGCCTCGGCCCGGTGTTCTGAAGAAAGCAGCGCTTTCGTCGCACCGCTCCCCGACCGCGGCTTCCCCCGCGTGATGCGTTGCACGCGTCGGCGCGGGCGTCCTCTCGGCGTCCACGCTAGCATCCGGCGCAGAAGTGTTCCCGCTTCGTGACGACAATCCCACGCTGACGACACCGGTGGTGACCTGGCTGCTGGTCGCGCTCAACGTCGCCGCGTGGATCCTGCTGCAGGGCGCAGGCGCGGAGCCGATGCTCGGAAAATCGGTGTGCCGTCTCGGGCTGATTCCGGGCGAGCTGCTCGGGCTGGCCCGCAACGGAGCACGGTTTCACGTCGGTCCGCACATGGTCTGCGTCATCGACCACGCTTCGGCCAACGTGCTGTCGCCGCTCACGTCGATGTTCGTTCACGGAGGCTGGTTCCACCTGATCGGCAACATGTGGTTCCTGTGGATCTTCGGTGACAACGTCGAAGACGTGATGGGTCGGGGCCGCTTCGTCGTCTTCTACCTGCTGAGCGGCCTTGCCGCCGCCGCCGCCCAGACGTTTGCGGATCCTGCGAGCACCCTGCCGATGGTCGGTGCCTCCGGGGCAATCGGCGGCGTCATGGGTGCCTATGCGTCGCTGTATCCTCGCGCGCGCGTCGACATGCTGGTCGTGCTCGGATTTTACGTCACGCGTGTGGCCGTCCCGGCGATTTTCCTGCTCGGCTACTGGTTCCTGATCCAGATCCTCGGCGGGATTCCGTCGCTCGCGGCCGAAGGCGGCGGCGTGGCGTTCGCGGCCCATGTCGGCGGCTTTCTCGGCGGCTTCCTGCTGTCGTTCCTGTTCCGCAATCCTCGCCTCGTCGAAGAGCATCGCATCCTGGCCGGGAGCCGACCGCTTTGAGCAGCATCCGGATTTGTTGCGCCGCGGCATCCTTGCTGCTCGCCGTCGCGGCTGCCGTGCCGGCCTTCGGCGAGACCGTCAAGGAATCGCAGCCTCTGATGGGCGGCATCGTCGACATCTCGGTCGAGAGCAGCGATCGCGACCACGGGCACGAGCTGATCCGCGAGGCCGTCGCGGCCGGCCAGAAGCTGCAGTCCGAGCTCGCTGCCGATGACGAATCGAGCGATCTTTCCAAACTCAACGCGGCGGCAGGGCTGGCACCGATCGCGGTGCCCCTGGATCTTTACCGCCTGCTCGCGCTGTCCCAGCTGATGACGCGCTCGACGGGCAGCGCGTTCGACGTGACGATCGGTCCGCTCGTCCGCAACCGACGTACGATTTCAGGATCGGACCACGGTCCCCATTTCACGTTCGACCAGGCGCTCTCGCTCGTCGGCGCCGACAAGA is a genomic window of Candidatus Binatia bacterium containing:
- a CDS encoding rhomboid family intramembrane serine protease; its protein translation is MFPLRDDNPTLTTPVVTWLLVALNVAAWILLQGAGAEPMLGKSVCRLGLIPGELLGLARNGARFHVGPHMVCVIDHASANVLSPLTSMFVHGGWFHLIGNMWFLWIFGDNVEDVMGRGRFVVFYLLSGLAAAAAQTFADPASTLPMVGASGAIGGVMGAYASLYPRARVDMLVVLGFYVTRVAVPAIFLLGYWFLIQILGGIPSLAAEGGGVAFAAHVGGFLGGFLLSFLFRNPRLVEEHRILAGSRPL